One window of Nymphaea colorata isolate Beijing-Zhang1983 chromosome 1, ASM883128v2, whole genome shotgun sequence genomic DNA carries:
- the LOC116261964 gene encoding galactan beta-1,4-galactosyltransferase GALS2-like gives MKMKKEKRLDLGTIDWNCKEMKISLAALLILGSIATLVAQLLPPRSFFSASQLRTCLSEIFPESNSSFLSLPSGGKVQVEQQDGRFLRRAFNPYGSAAYVFIQMGAYRGGVDTFAVVGLASKPLHVFAKPRIECEWLPGNASAESIRVNGTKMLPDWGYGRVYTVVVVNCTFPEAVGVDGLGGRLVLHAHHGEGEDVPPPVRIVSLTEPAGSLNVSKFTSPPEYDYLYCGSSLYGGLSPQRIREWLAYHVKLFGKKSHFVIHDAGGIHPEVLRVFEPWVEAGYVTLQDIRAQEKFDGYYHNQFLVVNDCLHRYRFSAKWIFYFDVDEYIFVPRKSHLDSVMNSLLNYTQFTIEQMPMSSKLCLLEDYRRVRRQWGFEKLVFKDVKRGIRRDRKYAIQARNAFATGVHMSENVIGPTTHKTEGRIMYYHYHDTIANRREPCRKFINVTELTFEGTPFALDDTMRALAPAIKRFELKTIGDRLVRTPQ, from the exons atgaagatgaagaaggaaaagagattAGATCTGGGGACGATAGATTGGAACTGCAAGGAGATGAAGATATCTCTTGCAGCTCTCCTCATTCTGGGCTCCATCGCGACCCTGGTGGCGCAGCTCCTCCCACCACGTTCCTTCTTCTCCGCCTCCCAGTTGCGGACCTGCCTCTCGGAGATCTTCCCGGAATCCAACTCGTCCTTCCTTTCGCTGCCGTCGGGAGGGAAAGTACAGGTTGAGCAACAAGATGGCCGCTTCCTCCGCCGGGCTTTCAACCCCTATGGCTCCGCAGCCTACGTCTTCATACAAATGGGCGCTTACAGAGGCGGTGTGGACACCTTCGCCGTCGTCGGCCTCGCTTCCAAGCCCCTCCACGTCTTCGCCAAGCCGCGCATCGAGTGCGAGTGGCTTCCGGGCAACGCCTCCGCCGAATCCATCAGAGTAAACGGCACCAAGATGCTGCCTGACTGGGGATACGGCCGTGTCTACACAGTGGTGGTCGTGAACTGCACCTTCCCCGAGGCCGTCGGCGTCGACGGCCTCGGCGGACGGCTCGTGCTCCACGCTCATCACGGTGAAGGCGAGGATGTTCCTCCGCCGGTGAGGATCGTGTCCCTGACGGAGCCTGCCGGCAGTCTCAATGTGTCTAAGTTCACATCGCCGCCGGAATACGACTACCTCTACTGTGGCTCGTCGCTGTACGGTGGCCTGAGTCCTCAGAGGATCAGGGAATGGCTGGCCTATCACGTGAAGCTCTTCGGGAAGAAGTCGCATTTCGTGATTCACGACGCCGGCGGGATTCATCCGGAGGTGCTCCGCGTCTTTGAGCCGTGGGTGGAGGCCGGCTACGTGACTCTTCAAGACATTAGAGCTCAGGAGAAGTTCGATGGGTACTACCACAACCAGTTCCTGGTGGTGAACGACTGCTTGCACCGGTACAGATTCTCGGCCAAGTGGATTTTCTACTTCGATGTGGACGAGTACATCTTCGTCCCCAGGAAGAGCCACCTCGATTCGGTCATGAACAGCCTTCTCAACTACACCCAGTTCACCATTGAGCAGATGCCCATGTCCAGCAAGCTCTGCCTCCTCGAAGACTATCGCAGGGTCAGAAG GCAGTGGGGGTTCGAGAAGTTGGTGTTCAAGGACGTCAAGAGGGGGATCAGGCGCGACCGCAAGTACGCGATCCAGGCGAGGAACGCCTTCGCCACCGGCGTGCACATGTCGGAAAACGTGATCGGGCCGACGACCCACAAGACGGAGGGGCGGATCATGTACTACCACTACCACGACACCATAGCCAACCGGAGGGAGCCGTGCCGGAAGTTCATCAACGTCACGGAGCTGACGTTCGAGGGGACGCCCTTCGCGCTGGACGACACCATGAGAGCCCTTGCCCCCGCCATCAAGAGGTTCGAGCTCAAGACCATCGGCGACCGCCTCGTCCGCACCCCTCAATAG